One genomic segment of Tubulanus polymorphus chromosome 4, tnTubPoly1.2, whole genome shotgun sequence includes these proteins:
- the LOC141904272 gene encoding solute carrier family 22 member 15-like: MDGVKYNPDLEEETTFINGEDIQKSGQNSEFDDLFETLGDLGFYQLLVYVMANVMESSGTLSVMYFIFECADPGWKCASIECENSCVNSSMPNSTDGFCTTEDLVCINRTFNPTLTSALTEWSLVCGELWKAKTIISIFFVALAIGSIAGGQVSDTFGRRCFFPESSRWLVQKRRFKDAEYWIRKAIWFNRLSPEMDLHTFLENVARTENKRQERTVPYTYLDLFHNRKMTIWTIVLIYASLTLAIAWYGINSSISSLTGNIYLNVAVAGVGEFVVGYLSIYVINWIGRVKSYVLFISLTGCCHIVILTMKVTGVAHSNPMVVTYFSLASISVMAGGWCAVGIACWELYPTLMR, translated from the exons ATGGACGGCGTAAAATATAACCCGGACCTTGAAGAAGAAACTACTTTTATCAACGGTGAAGATATACAAAAATCCGGACAAAACTCAGAATTCGATGATTTATTCGAGACGTTAGGCGACTTGGGTTTCTATCAATTATTGGTTTACGTCATGGCAAATGTGATGGAGTCAAGTGGTACATTATCGGtgatgtattttatatttgaatgcgCTGATCCCGGATGGAAATGCGCGAGTATCGAGTGCGAAAATTCATGCGTCAATTCATCGATGCCGAATTCTACTGATGGATTCTGCACAACTGAGGATTTAGTTTGTATCAACCGAACTTTCAACCCGACGTTGACATCAGCACTCACCGAG tggAGCCTTGTTTGTGGAGAGCTCTGGAAAGCGAAAACTATCATCAGCATATTTTTCGTCGCTTTGGCTATCGGGTCGATCGCTGGAGGTCAAGTTTCTGATACGTTCGGAAGAAGATG TTTCTTCCCTGAGAGTTCCAGGTGGCTTGTACAAAAGCGACGATTCAAAGATGCTGAATATTGGATACGAAAAGCTATATGGTTTAATCGTCTCTCGCCGGAAATGGACTTGCACACATTTTTAGAAAACGTGGCCAGAACTGAGAATAAACGACAGGAAAGAACTGTACCGTACACGTATTTAGATTTATTCCACAACCGCAAGATGACAATATGGACAATCGTTCTTATATACGCATC gCTCACTTTAGCGATTGCCTGGTACGGTATAAACTCTTCAATAAGTTCACTTACTGGAAATATCTATTTGAATGTAGCCGTTGCTGGCGTCGGAGAGTTCGTCGTTGgttatctatctatctatgtaATTAACTG GATCGGTCGGGTGAAGAGTTATGTGCTGTTCATTTCACTGACCGGCTGTTGTCATATAGTGATATTAACTATGAAAGTAACCGGAGTGGCGCACTCTAATCCAATGGTCGTTACCTATTTTTCGTTAGCATCAATATCAGTGATGGCGGGAGGCTGGTGTGCAGTAGGAATAGCCTGCTGGGAGCTATATCCCACCCTTATGAGGTAG
- the LOC141904264 gene encoding solute carrier family 22 member 15-like, translating into MSPKWRIIASWRFNWQISLMFIALLAYLCRDWQTLTTAVGLITIPLFPLYYFFFPESSRWLVEKRRFVEAEYWIRKAMWFNRLSPRTDLREFLENVARTENKRQERIVPYTYLDLFHNRKMSIWTIVLLYASLTLAIDWYGINSSISSLTGNIYLNVAVGGIGAFVMGLLSIYIINWIGRVKSFVLFISLTGCCHLVILAMKVTGVAHYNPMAVTYFSLASISVMAGGWCAARMSCWELYPTLMRNIATGSFTMGMKLGSIIAPFITLLAVYHGSIPYVIFATASFSSGILAFLLIPETKNKPLPENLPSKKNQKLKPFVKCSGGFDPGGLESA; encoded by the exons ATGAGTCCTAAATGGAGAATCATAGCTTCCTGGCGATTTAATTGGCAGATATCACTCATGTTCATAGCATTGTTGGCATATCTATGCAGAGATTGGCAGACTTTAACTACGGCCGTAGGGCTCATCACCATTCCGTTGTTTCCTCTGTATTATTT TTTCTTCCCTGAGAGCTCCAGGTGGCTTGTAGAAAAACGACGATTCGTTGAGGCTGAATACTGGATTCGAAAAGCCATGTGGTTTAATCGTCTGTCGCCGAGAACCGACTTGCGAGAGTTTTTAGAAAACGTGGCCAGAACTGAGAATAAACGACAGGAAAGAATTGTACCGTACACTTATTTAGATTTATTCCACAACCGCAAGATGTCAATATGGACAATAGTTCTACTATACGCATC GCTCACGTTAGCGATTGACTGGTACGGTATAAACTCTTCAATAAGTTCACTTACTGGAAATATCTATTTGAACGTGGCAGTTGGCGGGATAGGAGCATTCGTCATGGGTCttctatctatctatattATTAACTG GATCGGACGAGTGAAGAGTTTTGTGCTGTTCATTTCACTTACCGGATGTTGTCATCTAGTGATACTAGCTATGAAAGTAACCGGAGTGGCGCACTATAATCCAATGGCCGTTACCTATTTTTCATTAGCGTCAATATCAGTGATGGCGGGAGGCTGGTGTGCGGCTCGAATGAGCTGCTGGGAACTATATCCCACTTTAATGAG AAATATAGCAACAGGTTCTTTTACTATGGGGATGAAACTGGGCTCAATCATAGCTCCATTTATCACTCTATTG GCAGTCTATCACGGTTCGATTCCGTACGTAATTTTTGCAACGGCTTCGTTCTCATCCGGAATCCTGGCTTTTCTCTTGATACCAGAAACAAAGAACAAGCCTTTACCGGAGAATCTACCCAGtaagaaaaatcaaaaattaaaaccgTTCGTGAAGTGCAGTGGTGGATTCGATCCGGGAGGTCTTGAATCCGCATAA
- the LOC141903982 gene encoding organic cation transporter protein-like: MAESEQNKVEALDEETSFINKHERNNSPSDRIDVKFDDIFESLGDLGFYQLLVFVMSNLLELSGTVSVMYFIFECADPGWKCASIECANSCVNLSMPNSTDGFCSTENLICVNRTFNPTFTSALTEWNLICSEFWKTKVIQSVFFVGLIPGAFVGGQVCDSYGRRHTILIMWILLSISQVGLRFTSSYITYVVIRFITGCLAGAIVCVAPVLSIEWISPKWRIIASWRFSWQFSPVVVALLAYLCRDWKTLTTAVGLITIPLLPVYMLIYPESPRWLVQKGSLKGAEYWVRKAFRLNRLSPPDDLATFLEDLQRSELSSAVKRSTYLDLFHNKEYSKWTIVIALSSFGLGLTWYGVNSSISSLLGNMYLNVAFSGSGSIFVGIVSLYTNNRMGRVRGFCMYMVMMGICYLIIIAIELIGKSEEYGTVITYSAIVSLALCAGCWSGIITSCCELYPTLMRNISNAMLGAAVRFAAVLSPQISLLTAIHPVIPYILYATFTFGFGVLVLLSIPETVGKPLPDSYLQKDEKPISTTEL; the protein is encoded by the exons ATGGCTGAATCGGAACAGAACAAAGTGGAGGCACTCGACGAAGAAACTTCTTTCATCAACAAACACGAAAGAAATAACAGCCCGAGTGATCGAATAGATGTAAAATTCGACGATATATTTGAGTCGCTTGGCGATTTGGGATtttatcaattgttggttttcgTCATGTCGAATTTGTTAGAATTAAGCGGAACAGTATCGGtgatgtattttatatttgaatgcgCTGATCCCGGATGGAAATGTGCGAGTATCGAGTGTGCCAATTCGTGCGTCAATTTATCGATGCCGAATTCTACCGATGGATTCTGTTCAACTGAGAATTTAATTTGTGTCAACCGAACTTTCAACCCGACTTTTACATCAGCGCTCACAGAG TGGAACTTGATTTGCAGCGAGTTCTGGAAAACGAAGGTGATTCAAAGTGTTTTCTTCGTCGGCTTGATACCCGGAGCGTTCGTCGGAGGACAAGTCTGCGATAGTTACGGAAGGAGACACACGATTCTGATCATGTGGATTTTGTTGTCGATATCGCAAGTCGGCCTCAGATTTACTTCATCTTATATCACCTACGTCGTAATCAGGTTTATAACCGGCTGTTTAGCAg GTGCAATAGTTTGCGTGGCACCGGTGCTGAGTATAGAATGGATTAGTCCCAAATGGAGGATCATAGCTTCCTGGCGATTTAGTTGGCAATTCTCGCCAGTGGTGGTAGCATTATTGGCATATTTATGCAGAGATTGGAAGACTTTAACCACTGCCGTTGGACTTATCACTATTCCGTTGCTTCCCGTCTACATGCT TATCTATCCCGAAAGTCCAAGATGGCTCGTGCAGAAAGGATCACTGAAAGGTGCGGAATATTGGGTACGAAAAGCCTTTAGGTTGAACCGACTCAGTCCACCAGACGATTTAGCAACATTTCTAGAAGATCTACAAAGAAGTGAACTTTCGTCCGCAGTAAAACGAAGCACGTATCTAGATTTGTTTCATAACAAAGAATATTCTAAATGGACAATCGTCATCGCATTATCCAG TTTTGGCCTAGGCCTCACTTGGTACGGAGTTAACAGCTCAATAAGCTCCTTATTGGGTAATATGTATTTGAATGTGGCTTTCAGCGGAAGCGGTTCCATCTTTGTCGGTATCGTGTCGCTGTACACGAATAACCG GATGGGTCGTGTTAGGGGATTTTGCATGTACATGGTAATGATGGGTATTTGTTACTTGATAATAATTGCTATCGAACTGATAGGTAAATCTGAAGAATACGGAACGGTCATTACTTACTCCGCTATAGTATCGTTGGCGCTTTGCGCGGGATGTTGGTCGGGAATTATTACCAGCTGCTGTGAGCTCTACCCAACTCTCATGAG aaatatatCTAATGCCATGTTAGGCGCGGCAGTAAGGTTCGCCGCTGTTCTGTCACCTCAGATTTCACTCTTA ACAGCCATTCATCCTGTCATTCCGTACATTCTTTACGCCACGTTCACGTTCGGCTTTGGTGTATTGGTGTTATTGTCTATACCGGAAACAGTAGGGAAACCGTTACCCGATTCCTACCTgcaaaaagatgaaaaaccgATCTCGACGACCGAGTTATAG
- the LOC141904271 gene encoding solute carrier family 22 member 15-like: protein MGDEKNDHTELEEKTAFFNGDDIPDDKSGENSEFDEMFETLGDLGLYQLLVFIMANVLELSSTLSVMYFIFECADPGWKCASIECENSCVNSTLPNSPEGFCSTEDLSCVNRTFNPIYSSALTEWNLVCGDLWKAKTIISIFFAALGVGGIVAGQMSDTFGRRWSIFIAWFLLALFQTCLRFSPNYYVYCAIRFMTGLLAGGVFCIAPVLTLEWMSPKWRTLPSWRFSWQIGSMLVALLAYLCREWQVLTTAMGIITIPLFPLYYFFFPESPRWLIQKRRFDKAEYWIRKAFWFNRVAPKTDLRAYLEDIARTENKRQGRTVPYTYLDLFHNRKMSIWTVVLIYVAFSLSVSWYGINSSISSLTGNIYLNVAVSGIGALFMGLLATFVTRWIGRVKSFMLYISVTGCCHLVILAMNVTGGSRNHPMVVTYFALAALSIMSGAWCSAWMCFLELYPTLMRNISSGSANMAVRVGSVAAPFIFLLATFHSSVPFIIYATVSFSSGFLVLFLIPETKNKPLPEDLPSRHDKRNKQPVKRDVDQENC from the exons ATGGGTGACGAAAAAAATGATCACACGGAACTTGAAGAAAAGACGGCATTTTTCAACGGTGATGACATCCCAGATGACAAATCTGGAGAAAATTCggaatttgatgaaatgtttgaaaCGTTAGGCGATTTAGGATTgtatcaattgttggttttcaTCATGGCTAATGTGTTAGAATTAAGCAGTACGTTATCGGtgatgtatttcatatttgaatgTGCTGATCCCGGATGGAAATGCGCTAGTATCGAGTGCGAAAATTCTTGCGTCAATTCAACACTGCCGAATTCTCCTGAAGGTTTCTGTTCAACTGAGGATTTAAGTTGCGTCAATCGAACTTTCAACCCGATCTATTCATCAGCTCTAACCGAG tggaacctcgtttgTGGAGATCTCTGGAAAGCCAAAACGATCATCAGTATCTTTTTCGCCGCTTTGGGCGTCGGAGGAATCGTCGCAGGTCAAATGTCGGATACGTTTGGAAGAAGATGGTCGATATTCATCGCGTGGTTTTTACTCGCACTTTTTCAAACTTGTTTAAGATTTTCGCCGAACTATTACGTCTACTGCGCCATACGATTTATGACGGGTCTTCTTGCCG GGGGAGTATTTTGCATTGCGCCAGTGCTGACTCTGGAATGGATGAGTCCTAAATGGCGAACGTTGCCTTCTTGGAGATTTAGTTGGCAAATAGGCAGCATGTTGGTAGCATTGCTGGCGTATTTATGCAGAGAATGGCAGGTTCTAACGACAGCCATGGGAATTATCACTATTCCTTTATTTCCTCTGTATTATTT TTTCTTCCCAGAGAGCCCCAGGTGGCTTATACAAAAACGACGATTCGATAAGGCTGAATACTGGATCCGAAAAgctttttggtttaatcgaGTAGCCCCGAAAACCGACTTGCGAGCGTATTTAGAAGACATAGCAAgaactgaaaataaacgaCAAGGAAGAActgtaccgtacacttatTTGGATTTATTCCACAACCGCAAAATGTCAATATGGACAGTAGTTCTTATATATGTAGC GTTTAGTTTATCGGTTTCCTGGTACGGTATTAATTCTTCGATAAGTTCACTTACTGGAAATATCTATCTCAATGTAGCTGTTAGTGGTATCGGAGCTTTATTCATGGGTCTTCTAGCTACCTTCGTTACTAGATG GATCGGCCGTGTGAAGAGTTTCATGTTATACATTTCTGTGACTGGTTGCTGTCATCTAGTGATATTAGCAATGAATGTTACCGGAGGGTCACGCAATCATCCAATGGTCGTTACCTATTTTGCATTAGCAGCCTTGTCAATAATGTCGGGAGCTTGGTGTTCAGCTTGGATGTGCTTCTTGGAGCTATATCCGACTTTGATGAG AAATATATCATCGGGGTCCGCTAATATGGCAGTCAGAGTCGGTTCAGTAGCAGCACCTTTTATCTTTCTATTG GCCACCTTTCACAGTTCGGTTCCGTTTATAATATACGCCACAGTTTCGTTCTCATCCGGATTTCTGGTCCTCTTCTTGATACCGGAAACGAAGAACAAGCCTTTACCGGAGGACCTACCGAGCCGACACGATAAGCGAAATAAACAGCCGGTAAAACGCGACGTCGACCAGGAAAATTGTTAA
- the LOC141904630 gene encoding solute carrier family 22 member 15-like: MDGVEYNLELEEETTFITRDKIRKHKSGQNSEFDDIFETLGDLGFYQLWVYVMSNVLEISATLSVMYFVFECADPGWKCASIECENSCVNLSLPNSTDGFCSTEDLVCINRTFNPTLTSALTEWNLVCRNLWKAKTIISIFFAAVGVGAIIGGQVSDTFGRRWSLFIVWIMLSIFQTCLRFAPNYYVYCVIRVITGIFAGALDCISPVLSLEWMSPKWRIIASWRFSWQTSLMFIALLAYLCRDWQTLTTAVGLITIPLFPLYYFFFPESSRWLVQKGRFEKAEYWIRKAMWFNRLSPRTDLREFLENVARTENKRQERTVPYTYLDLFHNRKMSIWTIVLIYETFTLAISWYGINSSISSLTGNIYSNVAVSGIGAFVIGLLSIYVINWVGRVKSYVLFISLTGCCLIVILAMKVTDVAHNNPMVVTYFSLASISLMTGGWCAARISCWELYPTLMRNIATGCVSMGTKLGSIISPFIILLATFHGSIPYVIFATASFSSGILAFLSIPETKNKPLPDGLPSRNNQKTKPFAKCSDSRGFNQEGLECT, translated from the exons ATGGACGGCGTAGAGTATAACCTGGAACTTGAAGAAGAAACTACTTTTATCACCCGTGATAAGATCCGAAAACACAAATCCGGGCAAAACTCGGAATTTGATGACATATTCGAGACGTTAGGCGATTTGGGGTTTTATCAATTGTGGGTTTACGTCATGTCAAATGTGTTAGAAATAAGCGCTACATTATCGgtgatgtattttgtatttgaatgCGCTGATCCCGGATGGAAATGTGCGAGTATCGAGTGCGAAAATTCATGCGTCAATTTATCACTACCGAATTCTACTGATGGATTCTGTTCAACCGAGGATTTAGTTTGTATCAACCGAACTTTCAACCCGACGTTGACATCAGCACTCACAGAG TGGAACCTTGTATGCAGAAACCTCTGGAAAGCGAAAACTATCATCAGTATATTTTTTGCTGCTGTGGGCGTCGGAGCAATCATTGGAGGTCAAGTTTCTGATACGTTCGGAAGAAGGTGGTCGCTATTCATAGTGTGGATTATGTTgtcaatttttcaaacttgTTTAAGGTTTGCTCCCAACTATTATGTCTACTGCGTTATACGAGTTATAACCGGTATTTTTGCAG GTGCATTGGATTGCATATCTCCGGTCCTAAGTTTGGAATGGATGAGTCCTAAATGGAGAATTATAGCTTCCTGGAGATTTAGTTGGCAGACATCACTCATGTTCATAGCATTGTTGGCATATCTATGCAGAGATTGGCAGACTTTAACTACGGCCGTAGGACTTATCACCATTCCGTTGTTTCCTCTGTATTATTT TTTCTTCCCTGAGAGTTCCAGGTGGCTTGTACAAAAAGGACGTTTCGAAAAGGCTGAATACTGGATTCGAAAAGCCATGTGGTTCAATCGACTGTCCCCGAGAACCGACTTGCGAGAGTTTTTAGAAAACGTGGCCAgaactgaaaataaacgaCAGGAAAGAActgtaccgtacacttatTTAGATTTATTCCATAACCGCAAGATGTCAATATGGACAATCGTTCTTATATACGAAAC GTTCACCTTAGCGATTAGCTGGTACGGTATAAACTCATCAATAAGTTCACTTACTGGAAATATCTATTCGAATGTAGCTGTTAGCGGTATCGGGGCATTCGTCATAGGACTCCTATCAATCTATGTAATTAACTG GGTCGGTCGAGTGAAGAGTTACGTGTTATTCATTTCACTGACTGGATGTTGCCTTATAGTGATATTAGCTATGAAAGTAACCGATGTGGCGCACAATAATCCAATGGTCGTTACCTATTTTTCGTTAGCATCAATATCATTGATGACAGGAGGCTGGTGTGCGGCTCGAATAAGCTGCTGGGAACTATATCCCACTTTAATGAG AAATATAGCTACAGGTTGTGTTAGTATGGGGACGAAACTGGGCTCAATTATATCGCCATTTATCATTCTATTG GCCACATTTCACGGTTCGATTCCGTACGTAATTTTTGCGACGGCTTCGTTCTCATCCGGAATCCTGGCTTTTCTTTCaataccagaaacaaagaACAAGCCTTTACCGGACGGTCTACCCAGTAGAAATAATCAAAAGACAAAACCGTTCGCGAAGTGCAGTGACAGTCGTGGCTTCAATCAGGAAGGTCTTGAATGCACATAA